A single window of Canis lupus familiaris isolate Mischka breed German Shepherd chromosome 7, alternate assembly UU_Cfam_GSD_1.0, whole genome shotgun sequence DNA harbors:
- the SMG7 gene encoding protein SMG7 isoform X10 has product MTDSKLGPAEVWTSRQALQDLYQKMLVTDLEYALDKKVEQDLWNHAFKNQITTLQGQAKNRANPNRSEVQANLSLFLEAASGFYTQLLQELCTVFNVDLPCRVKSSQLGIISNKQTHTSAIVKPQSSSCSYICQHCLVHLGDIARYRNQTSQAESYYRHAAQLVPSNGQPYNQLAILASSKGDHLTTIFYYCRSIAVKFPFPAASTNLQKALSKALESRDEVKTKWGVSDFIKAFIKFHGHVYLSKSLEKLSPLREKLEEQFKRLLFQKAFNSQQLVHVTVINLFQLHHLRDFSNETEQHSYSQDEQLCWTQLLALFMSFLGILCKCPLQNKSQEESYNAYPLPAVKVSMDWLRLRPRVFQEAVVDERQYIWPWLISLLNSFHPHEEDLSSTNATPLPEEFELQGFLALRPSFRNLDFSKGHQGITGDKEGQQRQIRQQRLISIGKWIADNQPRLIQCENEVGKLLFITEIPELTLEDPSEAKENLILPETSMIESLSADGNPGLKSVLSTGRNLSNNCDPGEKPMVTFKENIKPREVNRDQGRSFPPKEVRRDYSKGITITKNDGKKDNSKRKTETKKCTLEKLQETGKQSVAVQVKSQTELRKTPVSEARKTPVTQTPSQATNSQFIPIHHPGAFPPLPSRPGFPPPTYVIPPPVAFSMGSGYTFPAGVSVPGTFLQPTAHSPAGNQVQAGKQSHIPYSQQRPSGPGPMNQGPQQPQPPSQQSLTSLPAQPTAQSTSQLQVQALAQQQSPTKAVPALGKSPPHHSGFQQYQQADASKQLWNPPQVQGPLGKIMPVKQPYYLQSQDPIKLFEPSLQPPVMQQQPLEKKMKPFPMEPYNHNPSEVKVPEFYWDSSYSMADNRAVMAQQASMDRRGKRSPGVFRPEQDPVPRMPFEDPKGSPLLPPDLLKSLAALEEEEELIFSNPPDLYPALLGPLASLPGRSLFKSLLEKPSELMSHSSSFLSLTGFSLNQERYPNNSVFNEVYGKNLTTSSKSELNPSLAPQETSLYSLFEGTPWSPSLPASSDHSTPASQSPHSSNPSSLPSSPPTHNHNSVPFSNFGPIGTPDNRDRRTADRWKTDKPAMGGFGIDYLSATSSSESSWHQASTASGTWTGHGPSMEDSSAVLMESLKSIWSSSMMHPGPSALEQLLMQQKQKQQRGQGTMNPPH; this is encoded by the exons ATGACAG ATTCTAAGCTGGGTCCAGCTGAGGTCTGGACATCCAGGCAGGCTCTGCAGGACCTGTACCAGAAAATGCTAGTTACTGATTTGGAATACGCTTTAGACAAGAAAGTAGAACAGGATCT cTGGAATCATGCCTTTAAGAATCAGATCACAACACTACAAGGCCAGGCAAAGAATCGAGCAAACCCGAATCGGAGTGAAGTTCAGGCAAACCTTTCTCTGTTCCTAGAGGCAGCTAGTGGCTTCTATACTCAG TTATTACAAGAACTGTGTACAGTGTTTAATGTAGATTTACCATGCCGTGTGAAGTCTTCCCAATTGGGAATTATCAGCAATAAACAGACGCATACCAGCGCCATAGTGAAGCCACAGTCTAGTTCCTGTTCTTATATCTGCCAGCACTGCCTCGTCCACCTTGGAGACATTG ctCGATACAGAAACCAGACCAGCCAGGCAGAGTCCTACTATAGGCATGCAGCTCAGCTTGTCCCCTCTAATG GTCAGCCTTACAATCAGTTGGCTATCTTAGCTTCTTCCAAAGGAGACCATCTGACCACAATTTTCTACTACTGCAGAAGCATCGCTGTGAAGTTCCCTTTCCCAGCTGCCTCCACGAATCTACAAAAAGCACTTTCTAAAGCACTGGAAAG ccGGGATGAGGTGAAAACCAAATGGGGTGTTTCTGACTTCATCAAGGCCTTTATTAAATTCCACGGTCATGTGTACCTGAGTAAGAGCTTGGAAAAGCTGAGCCCTCTTCGAGAGAAATTGGAAGAACAGTTTAAg AGGCTGCTATTCCAAAAAGCTTTCAACTCTCAGCAGTTAGTTCACGTCACTGTCATTAACCTGTTTCAACTTCATCACCTTCGTGACTTTAGCAATGAAACGGAGCAGCATAGTTATAGCCAAGATGAGCAGCTGTGTTGGACACAGTTACTGGCCCTCTTTA tgtctTTTCTTGGCATCCTGTGCAAGTGTCCTCTCCAGAACAAGTCTCAGGAGGAGTCCTACAATGCCTATCCTCTTCCTGCAGTCAAGGTCTCCATGGACTGGCTGAGACTCAGACCCAGGGTCTTTCAGGAGGCAGTGGTAGATGAAAGACAGTA CATTTGGCCCTGGCTAATTTCTCTTCTAAATAGTTTCCATCCCCATGAAGAGGATCTTTCAAGTACTAATG CTACACCACTTCCAGAGGAGTTTGAATTACAAGGATTCTTGGCTTTGAGACCTTCTTTCAG GAACTTGGATTTTTCCAAAGGCCATCAGGGTATTacaggagacaaagaaggtcagCAACGGCAAATACGACAGCAGCGCTTGATCTCTATAGGCAAATGGATTGCCGATAATCAGCCAAG gcTGATTCAGTGTGAAAATGAGGTAGGGAAATTGTTGTTTATCACAGAAATCCCAGAGTTAACACTAGAAGACCCCAGTGAAGCCAAAGAGAACCTCATTCTGCCAGAAACATCCATGATAGAGTCACTATCTGCAGACGGGAACCCAGGACTGAAATCAGTGCTGTCCACGGGCCGTAATCTAAGCAACAACTGTGACCCCGGAGAGAAACCTATGGTCACCTTCAAAGAGAACATTAAGCCGCGAGAAGTGAACAGAGACCAAGGAAGAAGTTTTCCTCCCAAAGAGGTGAGAAGGGACTATAGCAAAGGAATTACTATAACTAAGAATGATGGAAAGAAGGACAACagcaagaggaaaacagaaaccaagaaATGCACCTTAGAAAAGTTACAGGAAACAGGAAAGCAGAGTGTGGCAGTGCAG GTAAAATCCCAGACAGAATTAAGAAAGACTCCAGTGTCTGAAGCCAGGAAAACCCCTGTAACTCAAACCCCAAGTCAAGCAACTAACTCCCAGTTCATCCCCATTCATCACCCTGGagccttccctcctcttcccagccGGCCAg GGTTCCCGCCCCCTACATATGTTATTCCCCCTCCTGTGGCATTTTCTATGGGCTCAGGTTACACCTTCCCAGCTGGTGTTTCTGTCCCAGGAACCTTTCTTCAGCCTACAGCTCACTCTCCAGCAGGAAACCAGGTGCAAGCTGGGAAACAGTCCCACATTCCTTACAGCCAGCAACGGCCCTCTGGACCAGGGCCAATGAACCAGGGACCTCAACAACCACAGCCACCTTCCCAGCAATCCCTTACATCTTTACCAGCTCAGCCAACAGCACAGTCTACAAGCCAGTTGCAGGTTCAAGCTCTAGCTCAGCAACAATCCCCCACAAAAGCTGTGCCAGCTTTGGGGAAAAGCCCTCCTCACCACTCTGGATTCCAGCAG TATCAACAGGCAGATGCCTCCAAACAGCTGTGGAATCCCCCTCAGGTTCAAGGCCCATTAGGGAAAATCATGCCTGTGAAACAGCCCTACTACCTTCAGTCCCAAGACCCCATAAAACTGTTTGAGCCGTCATTGCAACCTCCGGTAATGCAGCAGCAGcctctagagaaaaaaatgaagcctttTCCCATGGAGCCATATAACCATAATCCCTCAGAAGTCAAGGTCCCAGAATTCTACTGGGATTCTTCATACAGCATGGCTGATAACAGAGCTGTAATGGCACAGCAAGCAAGTATGGACCGCAGGGGCAAACGGTCACCAGGAGTCTTCCGTCCAGAGCAGGATCCTGTGCCCAGGATGCCATTTGAG GACCCCAAGGGCTCCCCTCTGCTTCCTCCGGACCTGTTAAAGAGTCTGGCTGCcttggaggaagaggaagagctgATTTTTTCTAACCCTCCTGATCTTTACCCAGCTCTGCTGGGGCCTCTCGCCTCTCTTCCTGGACGGAGCCTCTTT AAATCCTTGTTGGAGAAGCCCTCGGAGCTCATGTCCCATTCCTCCTCTTTCTTGTCCCTCACCGGATTCTCTCTCAATCAG GAAAGATACCCAAATAACAGTGTGTTTAATGAGGTATATGGGAAAAACCTGACAACCAGCTCCAAATCAGAACTTAATCCTTCGCTGGCCCCCCAGGAGACGTCACTCTATTCCCTCTTTGAAGGGACCCCCTGGTCTCCATCACTTCCTGCCAGTTCAG ATCATTCAACACCAGCCAGCCAGTCTCCTCATTCCTCTAACCCAAGCAGCCTGCCAAGCTCCCCTCCAACACACAACCATAATTCTGTTCCATTCTCCAACTTTGGACCCATTGGGACTCCAGATAACAGGGATAGGAGAACCGCAGATCGGTGGAAAACCGATAAGCCAG CCATGGGTGGGTTTGGCATTGACTATCTCTCAGCAACATCATCCTCTGAGAGCAGTTGGCATCAGGCCAGCACTGCAAGTGGCACCTGGACAGGCCACGGCCCCTCCATGGAGGATTCCTCTGCTGTCCTCATGGAAAGCCTCAAG TCTATCTGGTCCAGTTCCATGATGCATCCTGGACCTTCCGCTCTGGAGCAGCTGTTAAtgcagcagaagcagaagcagcagcGGGGACAAGGCACCATGAACCCTCCACACTGA